The following nucleotide sequence is from Streptomyces leeuwenhoekii.
TCGGTGACCACGATGACCGGCATGGCCGCCTGGAGCAGGCCGACGGCGCAGTTGGAGACGACCAGGCCGCCGATCAGCCAGGCCAGGGCCGGCAGCGAGCGCAGCGTCCGCCAGCCCGCCCGCAGCCCGCTCTTCTTCGCCGCGGCACCGCTCGGGAGCGTGGTCTGGCGGGGGCAGAGGGTGGCGGCGAGGAGGGAGAAGCCGGCGAGCGTGCTGAGCATCGCGGCCGGCCCGCCGTGTTCCAGCAGCAGGCCCGACACCAGCGGTCCGGCGAGCATCGCGCTCTGGTCGATTGCCAGCAGAACGGACTGCACCCGGTGTGCCCGGTCTCCGGCCGCCCGGCTCGCCTTACCGCCGGCGGCTTCGGCCGCGACGTAGCTGAACTCGGTGAGGAAGCCGGTCACCGCCGCGAGCACCATGACGGTGACCGTCGCTGGCGCACCGGCTTCCAGACCGGACAGCAGGAGTGCGGCGGCGAGCACGGCCAGGGCCCGGGTGACGCACGCGGCACGGAAGACCCGGGCGGTGCCGAACCGGTCGACGACGGTGCCGGCCACCGTGAACGCGCCGATGCGCGGGAACCACTCCAGCGCGAAGGCGAGTCCTGTCAGCGCCGCGGAGCCGGTGGTCGCCAGCACCAGCAGGGGGATGCCGTAGGTGGTCATCGCGAACGCGGCCTGGTCAGCCGTGCGGGGCAGATAGACGCCCCGCAGTAGGGGTCGTGCGGTGCGGCGGGCGGGCCGGGCAGTGCGCGCCGTCACGCGGCCGGCTCGTACGCGGCGGACTGCGTGATCTGGGGGCAGGAGCGCAGCCACTGGACGAGCAGGTCGCGCGGCCGGTCCAGGTCCGCAGCGACCTTCGGCTGCGGACCTGGGTCGCCGGCCGGACGGGGGCCGCTCTCCGCGACGCGGGTGGACGACGTCTGGGCCAAGAGAGCAAGGGTGTGCTGGATCCGGCTGGTGAAGTCAGACACCGGCGCCGGGCAGGCGTGGTGGCGTGCCCAGCGGGCCGTCGCATCGTAAAGGTCGGCCAAGTGCGCGCCGAACGTGGTCAGTCCGAGGCCGGCGCCCGGCTGGAGCTGGACGAAACCGAGGGCGCGGGCCTGGCCGGTGGCATGGCGCAGGTGGTGCGTGGGGACATCGGCGAGGGTCCGTGACAGGGCGCGCGGTGGGATGGGGCCGTTGTCGTCGATCTCGGTGATCAGGCGGATCAGGGCCGGGGAGGACAGCACCGTGCAGGCGCGCTGGACGTCAGCCGTGGTGGGGGTGGTCATCGGCGTGGTCCTCCTGCCGGAAGTGCGGGCTTGGGGCGGGACGGGGTGGCGTGGGAGAAGAGGTCGGTGTTCTGCCAGGCCGGCGGTGAGGTCCGGCCGGACCGGATGGGTGCGGGCGTTGCGGTCGGGGCCAGCCGCGGCTGGTTGCTCACCCACGTCTGCGGCGCCGGTGCGGCGTTCGCGCGGCCCCAGACCGGGTGCTGGGCTGCCTGTTCGAGGGGCTGTCCTGCGGACCATGCGGAGAGAGCGGCGAGGACGGGTCCGAGGCCGTCGCCGGCGGCGGACAGCCGGTAGGGCCGGCCGCTGCCGGCGGTCTCGACCAGGCCGTCGGCGACGAGCTGCCGCAGCGGCGGGTAGATGGTGTTCCAGTAGCTGCCGGGCAGGACGAAGC
It contains:
- a CDS encoding MFS transporter, which produces MTTYGIPLLVLATTGSAALTGLAFALEWFPRIGAFTVAGTVVDRFGTARVFRAACVTRALAVLAAALLLSGLEAGAPATVTVMVLAAVTGFLTEFSYVAAEAAGGKASRAAGDRAHRVQSVLLAIDQSAMLAGPLVSGLLLEHGGPAAMLSTLAGFSLLAATLCPRQTTLPSGAAAKKSGLRAGWRTLRSLPALAWLIGGLVVSNCAVGLLQAAMPVIVVTELGRSSADAGMIWSVAALASLLAITAARRAIDRWGLWPAGATAAALAAAATLAVAHADTYRGYLLLIAVLMAGEGGLTVVLRTLRSHLIPSHVFGSTLAVTILLLLLPFPAAGLLVAAVPAAQLGHAITVVALLQALGLATAFTRLRTLPATPA